A stretch of Plutella xylostella chromosome 10, ilPluXylo3.1, whole genome shotgun sequence DNA encodes these proteins:
- the LOC105394334 gene encoding ero1-like protein isoform X2, whose protein sequence is MAYKNYCVVFIIFALAIVQAVGYDTELFETPPCDSNACFKALHGALGDCSCNVDTIDYFNNVKIFPRLQSLVSKDYFRFYKVNLKKECPFWADDSRCAMKYCHIKTCSKESVPGYANGYENEVIDEPPASKYSKKAKSDCSTDADHDPALGYLNTTISAASKYEIAKWKAYDDALENFCECDDRDADADYVDLSLNPERYTGYKGPSAHRIWRSIYQENCFRPKTNPYESFPYVLSSDLKNLCLEKRVFYRAISGLHSSINIHLCAKYLQSEKSGFVASPDGEWGPNLAEFQNRFDPSRTFGEGPNWLKNLYFLYLLEMRALAKAGPYLEREEYYTGNPSEDEETREAIGNLLGVIYTFPDHFNESLMFNGGVQATTLKNEFREHFRNISRIMDCVGCDKCKLWGKLQTQGLGTALKILFSSRWNSPESDPEQGRLPLRHKQHERLQRTEIVALFNAFGRLSNSIRELENFRNMLRSIMENGELLTCAFGGHV, encoded by the coding sequence ATGGCATACAAAAATTATTGTgttgtgtttataattttcGCTCTAGCGATAGTGCAGGCTGTTGGTTACGACACTGAACTGTTTGAAACACCTCCTTGCGACAGCAATGCCTGTTTCAAAGCTTTACACGGGGCCCTTGGAGATTGTTCCTGTAATGTTGACACTATAGACTACTTTAACAATGTGAAAATATTCCCTCGACTCCAGAGCCTAGTCAGTAAGGACTATTTCCGTTTCTACAAGGTCAATTTGAAGAAGGAATGCCCGTTTTGGGCTGACGATAGTCGTTGTGCAATGAAATATTGTCATATTAAAACATGTTCAAAAGAAAGTGTGCCAGGGTATGCTAATGGGTATGAAAACGAAGTTATTGATGAGCCGCCGGCCTCGAAATATTCTAAGAAAGCCAAGTCTGACTGCAGCACCGATGCGGACCACGACCCTGCCCTCGGCTACCTCAACACCACCATTAGTGCAGCTAGCAAGTATGAAATAGCAAAATGGAAAGCTTATGATGATGCATTGGAAAACTTCTGTGAATGTGATGACAGAGATGCTGATGCAGACTATGTAGACTTGTCCCTGAACCCTGAGAGGTACACCGGCTACAAGGGACCATCTGCCCACAGAATCTGGAGAAGTATTTACCAGGAAAATTGCTTCAGACCTAAGACTAATCCATATGAATCATTTCCTTATGTCTTGAGTTCAGATTTAAAGAACCTGTGTTTGGAAAAGAGGGTATTCTACCGAGCAATATCTGGACTACACTCCAGCATCAACATTCACCTGTGTGCTAAGTACTTGCAGTCTGAAAAGTCTGGATTTGTGGCATCACCTGACGGTGAATGGGGTCCAAACTTGGCAGAGTTCCAAAACCGCTTTGATCCATCCAGAACATTTGGTGAAGGCCCCAACTGGTTGAAGAACCTGTACTTCCTCTATTTACTTGAAATGAGAGCTTTGGCTAAAGCTGGTCCTTACTTGGAGAGAGAGGAGTACTACACCGGCAATCCATCTGAGGATGAGGAGACACGAGAAGCGATTGGAAACTTACTTGGAGTAATCTACACATTTCCTGATCATTTTAACGAGTCACTAATGTTCAATGGTGGTGTGCAAGCAACTACATTGAAGAATGAGTTCCGAGAGCATTTTAGAAACATATCTCGCATTATGGACTGTGTGGGATGTGACAAGTGCAAGCTCTGGGGCAAGCTGCAGACTCAGGGGCTTGGCACAGCACTAAAGATCCTGTTCTCGAGTCGGTGGAACAGCCCAGAGAGTGACCCTGAGCAGGGCCGGCTGCCACTGCGACACAAGCAGCATGAGCGCCTCCAAAGAACAGAGATTGTGGCTCTGTTCAATGCGTTTGGGAGACTCTCCAACAGTATACGAGAGCTGGAGAACTTCAGGAATATGCTCAG
- the LOC105394318 gene encoding CD63 antigen isoform X1 produces MGCGTSFVKYVLFFFNLLFALIGLAMVGIGVAVLLNWGLINEVLQKSNLTVAPWLFIVLGAVVFVIAFFGCCGAIRESHCMVVTYAIFLLVIIIVQVALAVLLFVYSESIREALHKSVDHMFQTAKTDKISRETFSNIEIQLECCGSNGPTDYLSLRFPDSCCTRGRGVIGTLVNSCEITSANTVGCAAKVGDLYQTWNKTIAGVAIGVACVEVVGALFALCLANSIRNMDRRSRY; encoded by the exons CTCATCGGCCTGGCCATGGTGGGCATCGGCGTGGCCGTGCTCCTGAACTGGGGCCTCATCAACGAGGTCCTGCAGAAGAGCAACCTGACGGTGGCGCCGTGGCTGTTCATAGTGCTCGGCGCGGTCGTGTTTGTGATCGCCTTCTTCGGCTGCTGCGGCGCTATACGGGAGAGCCATTGCATGGTCGTCACG TACGCGATCTTCCTGCTCGTGATCATCATCGTGCAGGTGGCGCTCGCGGTGCTGCTGTTTGTGTACTCGGAGAGCATCCGTGAAGCCCTCCACAAGTCCGTGGACCACATGTTCCAGACCGCCAAGACCGACAAGATCTCTAGGGAGACCTTCTCGAACATTGAGATTCAG CTGGAATGCTGCGGCAGCAACGGCCCCACCGACTACCTGTCCCTACGCTTCCCGGACTCGTGCTGCacgcgcgggcgcggcgtcATCGGCACGCTGGTCAACTCGTGCGAGATCACGTCCGCCAACACCGTCGGCTGCGCGGCCAAGGTCGGCGACCTGTACCAGACGTGGAACAAGACTATTGCTGGAGTCGCTATTGGGGTTGCTTGTGTTGAG gTGGTGGGCGCCCTGTTCGCGCTGTGCCTGGCCAACTCCATAAGAAACATGGACAGAAGGTCTCGCTACTAA
- the LOC105394318 gene encoding CD63 antigen isoform X2, giving the protein MGCGTSFVKYVLFFFNLLFALIGLAMVGIGVAVLLNWGLINEVLQKSNLTVAPWLFIVLGAVVFVIAFFGCCGAIRESHCMVVTYAIFLLVIIIVQVALAVLLFVYSESIREALHKSVDHMFQTAKTDKISRETFSNIEIQLECCGSNGPTDYLSLRFPDSCCTRGRGVIGTLVNSCEITSANTVGCAAKVGDLYQTWNKTIAGVAIGVACVEVVGALFALCLANSIRNMDRRYA; this is encoded by the exons CTCATCGGCCTGGCCATGGTGGGCATCGGCGTGGCCGTGCTCCTGAACTGGGGCCTCATCAACGAGGTCCTGCAGAAGAGCAACCTGACGGTGGCGCCGTGGCTGTTCATAGTGCTCGGCGCGGTCGTGTTTGTGATCGCCTTCTTCGGCTGCTGCGGCGCTATACGGGAGAGCCATTGCATGGTCGTCACG TACGCGATCTTCCTGCTCGTGATCATCATCGTGCAGGTGGCGCTCGCGGTGCTGCTGTTTGTGTACTCGGAGAGCATCCGTGAAGCCCTCCACAAGTCCGTGGACCACATGTTCCAGACCGCCAAGACCGACAAGATCTCTAGGGAGACCTTCTCGAACATTGAGATTCAG CTGGAATGCTGCGGCAGCAACGGCCCCACCGACTACCTGTCCCTACGCTTCCCGGACTCGTGCTGCacgcgcgggcgcggcgtcATCGGCACGCTGGTCAACTCGTGCGAGATCACGTCCGCCAACACCGTCGGCTGCGCGGCCAAGGTCGGCGACCTGTACCAGACGTGGAACAAGACTATTGCTGGAGTCGCTATTGGGGTTGCTTGTGTTGAG gTGGTGGGCGCCCTGTTCGCGCTGTGCCTGGCCAACTCCATAAGAAACATGGACAGAAG ATATGCCTAA
- the LOC105394334 gene encoding ero1-like protein isoform X1 — MAYKNYCVVFIIFALAIVQAVGYDTELFETPPCDSNACFKALHGALGDCSCNVDTIDYFNNVKIFPRLQSLVSKDYFRFYKVNLKKECPFWADDSRCAMKYCHIKTCSKESVPGYANGYENEVIDEPPASKYSKKAKSDCSTDADHDPALGYLNTTISAASKYEIAKWKAYDDALENFCECDDRDADADYVDLSLNPERYTGYKGPSAHRIWRSIYQENCFRPKTNPYESFPYVLSSDLKNLCLEKRVFYRAISGLHSSINIHLCAKYLQSEKSGFVASPDGEWGPNLAEFQNRFDPSRTFGEGPNWLKNLYFLYLLEMRALAKAGPYLEREEYYTGNPSEDEETREAIGNLLGVIYTFPDHFNESLMFNGGVQATTLKNEFREHFRNISRIMDCVGCDKCKLWGKLQTQGLGTALKILFSSRWNSPESDPEQGRLPLRHKQHERLQRTEIVALFNAFGRLSNSIRELENFRNMLSADKEPYSEAGGLFGGGQRPKSVLGSEATPAACTSSGGSKPKLWS; from the exons ATGGCATACAAAAATTATTGTgttgtgtttataattttcGCTCTAGCGATAGTGCAGGCTGTTGGTTACGACACTGAACTGTTTGAAACACCTCCTTGCGACAGCAATGCCTGTTTCAAAGCTTTACACGGGGCCCTTGGAGATTGTTCCTGTAATGTTGACACTATAGACTACTTTAACAATGTGAAAATATTCCCTCGACTCCAGAGCCTAGTCAGTAAGGACTATTTCCGTTTCTACAAGGTCAATTTGAAGAAGGAATGCCCGTTTTGGGCTGACGATAGTCGTTGTGCAATGAAATATTGTCATATTAAAACATGTTCAAAAGAAAGTGTGCCAGGGTATGCTAATGGGTATGAAAACGAAGTTATTGATGAGCCGCCGGCCTCGAAATATTCTAAGAAAGCCAAGTCTGACTGCAGCACCGATGCGGACCACGACCCTGCCCTCGGCTACCTCAACACCACCATTAGTGCAGCTAGCAAGTATGAAATAGCAAAATGGAAAGCTTATGATGATGCATTGGAAAACTTCTGTGAATGTGATGACAGAGATGCTGATGCAGACTATGTAGACTTGTCCCTGAACCCTGAGAGGTACACCGGCTACAAGGGACCATCTGCCCACAGAATCTGGAGAAGTATTTACCAGGAAAATTGCTTCAGACCTAAGACTAATCCATATGAATCATTTCCTTATGTCTTGAGTTCAGATTTAAAGAACCTGTGTTTGGAAAAGAGGGTATTCTACCGAGCAATATCTGGACTACACTCCAGCATCAACATTCACCTGTGTGCTAAGTACTTGCAGTCTGAAAAGTCTGGATTTGTGGCATCACCTGACGGTGAATGGGGTCCAAACTTGGCAGAGTTCCAAAACCGCTTTGATCCATCCAGAACATTTGGTGAAGGCCCCAACTGGTTGAAGAACCTGTACTTCCTCTATTTACTTGAAATGAGAGCTTTGGCTAAAGCTGGTCCTTACTTGGAGAGAGAGGAGTACTACACCGGCAATCCATCTGAGGATGAGGAGACACGAGAAGCGATTGGAAACTTACTTGGAGTAATCTACACATTTCCTGATCATTTTAACGAGTCACTAATGTTCAATGGTGGTGTGCAAGCAACTACATTGAAGAATGAGTTCCGAGAGCATTTTAGAAACATATCTCGCATTATGGACTGTGTGGGATGTGACAAGTGCAAGCTCTGGGGCAAGCTGCAGACTCAGGGGCTTGGCACAGCACTAAAGATCCTGTTCTCGAGTCGGTGGAACAGCCCAGAGAGTGACCCTGAGCAGGGCCGGCTGCCACTGCGACACAAGCAGCATGAGCGCCTCCAAAGAACAGAGATTGTGGCTCTGTTCAATGCGTTTGGGAGACTCTCCAACAGTATACGAGAGCTGGAGAACTTCAGGAATATGCTCAG CGCGGACAAAGAGCCCTATTCTGAGGCGGGAGGCCTATTCGGGGGTGGACAGCGGCCGAAGAGCGTCCTCGGGAGCGAAGCCACGCCGGCGGCTTGCACCAGCTCTGGAGGATCCAAACCTAAGCTATGGAGCTAG
- the LOC105394334 gene encoding ero1-like protein isoform X3 — MAYKNYCVVFIIFALAIVQAVGYDTELFETPPCDSNACFKALHGALGDCSCNVDTIDYFNNVKIFPRLQSLVSKDYFRFYKVNLKKECPFWADDSRCAMKYCHIKTCSKESVPGYANGYENEVIDEPPASKYSKKAKSDCSTDADHDPALGYLNTTISAASKYEIAKWKAYDDALENFCECDDRDADADYVDLSLNPERYTGYKGPSAHRIWRSIYQENCFRPKTNPYESFPYVLSSDLKNLCLEKRVFYRAISGLHSSINIHLCAKYLQSEKSGFVASPDGEWGPNLAEFQNRFDPSRTFGEGPNWLKNLYFLYLLEMRALAKAGPYLEREEYYTGNPSEDEETREAIGNLLGVIYTFPDHFNESLMFNGGVQATTLKNEFREHFRNISRIMDCVGCDKCKLWGKLQTQGLGTALKILFSSRWNSPESDPEQGRLPLRHKQHERLQRTEIVALFNAFGRLSNSIRELENFRNMLSESKVFELLKYTSIFKTE, encoded by the exons ATGGCATACAAAAATTATTGTgttgtgtttataattttcGCTCTAGCGATAGTGCAGGCTGTTGGTTACGACACTGAACTGTTTGAAACACCTCCTTGCGACAGCAATGCCTGTTTCAAAGCTTTACACGGGGCCCTTGGAGATTGTTCCTGTAATGTTGACACTATAGACTACTTTAACAATGTGAAAATATTCCCTCGACTCCAGAGCCTAGTCAGTAAGGACTATTTCCGTTTCTACAAGGTCAATTTGAAGAAGGAATGCCCGTTTTGGGCTGACGATAGTCGTTGTGCAATGAAATATTGTCATATTAAAACATGTTCAAAAGAAAGTGTGCCAGGGTATGCTAATGGGTATGAAAACGAAGTTATTGATGAGCCGCCGGCCTCGAAATATTCTAAGAAAGCCAAGTCTGACTGCAGCACCGATGCGGACCACGACCCTGCCCTCGGCTACCTCAACACCACCATTAGTGCAGCTAGCAAGTATGAAATAGCAAAATGGAAAGCTTATGATGATGCATTGGAAAACTTCTGTGAATGTGATGACAGAGATGCTGATGCAGACTATGTAGACTTGTCCCTGAACCCTGAGAGGTACACCGGCTACAAGGGACCATCTGCCCACAGAATCTGGAGAAGTATTTACCAGGAAAATTGCTTCAGACCTAAGACTAATCCATATGAATCATTTCCTTATGTCTTGAGTTCAGATTTAAAGAACCTGTGTTTGGAAAAGAGGGTATTCTACCGAGCAATATCTGGACTACACTCCAGCATCAACATTCACCTGTGTGCTAAGTACTTGCAGTCTGAAAAGTCTGGATTTGTGGCATCACCTGACGGTGAATGGGGTCCAAACTTGGCAGAGTTCCAAAACCGCTTTGATCCATCCAGAACATTTGGTGAAGGCCCCAACTGGTTGAAGAACCTGTACTTCCTCTATTTACTTGAAATGAGAGCTTTGGCTAAAGCTGGTCCTTACTTGGAGAGAGAGGAGTACTACACCGGCAATCCATCTGAGGATGAGGAGACACGAGAAGCGATTGGAAACTTACTTGGAGTAATCTACACATTTCCTGATCATTTTAACGAGTCACTAATGTTCAATGGTGGTGTGCAAGCAACTACATTGAAGAATGAGTTCCGAGAGCATTTTAGAAACATATCTCGCATTATGGACTGTGTGGGATGTGACAAGTGCAAGCTCTGGGGCAAGCTGCAGACTCAGGGGCTTGGCACAGCACTAAAGATCCTGTTCTCGAGTCGGTGGAACAGCCCAGAGAGTGACCCTGAGCAGGGCCGGCTGCCACTGCGACACAAGCAGCATGAGCGCCTCCAAAGAACAGAGATTGTGGCTCTGTTCAATGCGTTTGGGAGACTCTCCAACAGTATACGAGAGCTGGAGAACTTCAGGAATATGCTCAG TGAATCAAAAGTTTTTGAACTGTTGAAGTATACTTCTATTTTTAAGACAGAATAG